Proteins encoded by one window of Musa acuminata AAA Group cultivar baxijiao chromosome BXJ2-9, Cavendish_Baxijiao_AAA, whole genome shotgun sequence:
- the LOC135623315 gene encoding cyclin-dependent kinase B2-1-like: METATTVQLPAQPKPRTEQAMDAYEKLEKLGEGTYGKVFKAREKATGKIVALKKTRLPEDDEGVPPTTLREVSLLRMLSVDPHVVRLLDLKQGQNKQGQTILYLVFEYMDTDLKKYIRSFRQNRDMIPPKTIKILMYQLCKGIAFCHGRGVLHRDLKPHNLLMDQKTMMLKIADLGLSRAFTIPLKKYTHEILTLWYRAPEVLLGATHYSTPVDMWSVGCIFAELVTTHPLFPGDSELQQLLYIFQFLGTPSEEVWPGVDRLSNWHEYPKWSPKNLSSAVPNLDADGLDLLSKMLQYQPSKRISAKRAMEHPYFDDINKANY; this comes from the exons ATGGAGACGGCGACGACGGTGCAGCTGCCGGCGCAGCCTAAACCGCGGACGGAGCAGGCGATGGATGCGTACGAGAAGCTGGAGAAGTTGGGGGAAGGGACGTACGGGAAGGTGTTCAAGGCGAGGGAGAAGGCTACCGGCAAGATCGTCGCCCTCAAGAAGACCCGCCTCCCCGAGGACGACGAGGGCGTTCCGCCCACCACCCTCCGCGAGGTCTCCCTCCTCCGCATGCTCTCCGTCGATCCCCATGTCGTCAG ACTGCTGGATCTCAAGCAAGGCCAGAACAAACAAGGGCAGACCATTCTGTATCTCGTCTTCGAGTACATGGACACTGATCTTAAGAAGTACATTAGAAGCTTCCGCCAGAATCGTGACATGATCCCGCCCAAAACTATCAAG ATTTTGATGTATCAACTCTGCAAGGGAATTGCATTTTGTCATGGCCGTGGCGTGCTGCACAG GGACCTGAAGCCTCATAATCTTTTAATGGATCAGAAGACCATGATGCTAAAAATTGCAGATCTTGGGCTCAGCAGAGCTTTCACTATTCCCTTAAAAAAGTATACTCATGAG ATCCTGACTCTCTGGTATCGAGCTCCAGAAGTGCTTCTTGGTGCCACACATTATTCAACACCAGTAGATATGTGGTCAGTTGGCTGTATATTTG CTGAACTAGTCACAACCCATCCACTCTTTCCTGGTGACTCCGAACTGCAGCAGCTTCTTTACATCTTCCA GTTTCTCGGTACTCCAAGCGAAGAAGTTTGGCCTGGGGTAGACAGATTAAGTAACTGGCACGAATATCCTAAGTGGAGCCCCAAGAATCTTTCATCAGCTGTGCCTAACCTGGATGCCGATGGGTTAGACCTGCTTTCG AAGATGCTGCAGTACCAGCCATCAAAACGGATTTCAGCAAAGCGAGCCATGGAGCAcccatattttgatgatataaacaAGGCTAATTACTGA